A window of Deinococcus radiotolerans contains these coding sequences:
- a CDS encoding S8 family peptidase, whose product MNRTRLFGLLTLSVLLAACGQTPAQITPDAAQAAAPAFVDGELLVQLKSGVSSQALTSLSALGVQSVETLSTVNGAALLRARITDGQGVLAKAQQLQASGLVRFAEPNWTYQTQALPTDSYYTNGTLWGMKGNFGSGAETAWAAGHTGSKGVYVGIIDEGYQFDHPDLKGNAWLNPFDPADGKDNDGNGYIDDTRGWDFANNDNTVYDGGTRGSLDAHGTHVAGTIGGTANDGGVVGVNHNVTFISGKFLGRRGGNSADAIKAINYFVDLKNRHGLNIVALNNSWGGGGFSQALLDSIVGAAKADILFIAAAGNSGTDNDATASYPSNYDTKAGAGYDSVIAVAAIDKNGALASFSQYGKTTVDIGAPGVAITSSVPYNTYSSYNGTSMATPHVTGGVALYASTHAGATAAQIRAAVLSSATPTASLSGKTVTGGRLNVSGF is encoded by the coding sequence ATGAACCGTACCCGTCTGTTTGGCCTGCTCACCCTTTCCGTTCTCCTTGCCGCCTGCGGACAGACCCCCGCGCAGATCACGCCCGACGCCGCGCAGGCCGCCGCGCCCGCCTTCGTGGACGGGGAACTGCTCGTGCAACTCAAGAGTGGGGTCAGCAGCCAGGCGCTGACCAGCCTCAGCGCGCTGGGCGTGCAGTCCGTCGAGACGCTGTCCACCGTGAACGGCGCGGCGCTGCTGCGCGCCCGCATCACCGACGGGCAGGGCGTGCTGGCCAAAGCGCAGCAGCTTCAGGCCAGCGGCCTCGTGCGCTTCGCGGAACCCAACTGGACGTACCAGACCCAGGCACTGCCCACCGACAGCTACTACACCAACGGCACGCTGTGGGGCATGAAAGGCAACTTCGGCTCGGGCGCCGAGACCGCTTGGGCCGCCGGGCACACCGGCAGCAAGGGCGTGTACGTGGGCATCATCGACGAGGGGTACCAGTTCGACCACCCGGACCTCAAGGGCAACGCGTGGCTGAACCCCTTCGACCCGGCCGACGGGAAGGACAACGACGGCAACGGGTACATTGACGACACGCGCGGCTGGGACTTCGCGAACAACGACAACACCGTCTATGACGGCGGCACGCGCGGCAGCCTGGACGCGCACGGCACGCACGTGGCCGGCACGATCGGCGGCACCGCGAACGACGGCGGCGTGGTCGGCGTGAACCACAACGTGACGTTCATCAGCGGGAAGTTCCTGGGGCGCCGCGGTGGCAACAGCGCCGACGCGATCAAGGCCATCAACTACTTCGTGGACCTCAAGAACCGCCACGGCCTGAACATCGTCGCGCTGAACAACAGCTGGGGCGGCGGCGGGTTCTCGCAGGCGCTGCTGGACTCCATCGTGGGCGCCGCCAAGGCAGACATCCTGTTCATCGCGGCGGCCGGGAACAGCGGCACGGACAACGACGCGACCGCCAGTTACCCCAGCAACTACGACACGAAGGCCGGGGCCGGGTACGACAGCGTGATCGCTGTGGCTGCCATCGACAAGAACGGCGCGCTGGCCTCGTTCAGCCAGTACGGGAAGACCACCGTGGACATCGGCGCGCCCGGCGTGGCCATCACCAGCAGCGTGCCGTACAACACGTACAGCAGCTACAACGGCACCAGCATGGCCACCCCGCACGTGACGGGCGGCGTGGCCCTGTACGCCAGCACCCACGCGGGCGCGACGGCCGCCCAGATCCGCGCGGCGGTGCTGAGCAGCGCCACCCCCACCGCCAGCCTCAGCGGCAAGACCGTCACCGGCGGCCGCCTGAACGTCAGCGGCTTCTAA
- a CDS encoding DUF2270 domain-containing protein: MPGTGLGPGAQAPAGLTDVSYSTNTANALIHLYRAEVGKMTAYRQRLDMTTNWSVVTTAGLASFALGDVNNSHATFLFAMFMNYFFLRLEARRFRTYEIAHHRVRIMERFFYPAMLGDKVDPGWHQLLLAELSKPRSPMSRSDALGWRLNRNYLWIYAAVLAAWFAKLDLGQPKGWVLEFPAAFELADIGSFPGWLVFTGVGLFYLYLIALAARAARTYPLEEG, from the coding sequence ATGCCAGGAACGGGCCTGGGGCCGGGCGCGCAGGCGCCTGCGGGCCTCACTGACGTGAGTTACAGCACCAACACGGCCAACGCCCTGATTCACCTGTACCGGGCCGAGGTCGGCAAGATGACCGCCTACCGCCAGCGGCTGGACATGACCACCAACTGGTCGGTCGTGACCACGGCGGGCCTGGCGTCCTTCGCGCTGGGTGACGTGAACAACAGCCACGCGACGTTCCTGTTCGCGATGTTCATGAACTACTTCTTCCTGCGCCTCGAAGCGCGGCGGTTCCGCACGTACGAGATCGCGCACCACCGCGTGCGGATCATGGAGCGCTTCTTCTACCCGGCCATGCTGGGCGACAAGGTCGATCCCGGCTGGCACCAGCTGCTGCTGGCTGAACTGAGTAAGCCGCGCAGCCCCATGAGCCGTTCGGACGCGCTGGGCTGGCGGCTGAACCGCAACTACCTGTGGATCTACGCGGCGGTGCTGGCCGCCTGGTTCGCCAAACTGGACCTGGGTCAGCCCAAGGGCTGGGTGCTGGAGTTCCCCGCCGCGTTCGAACTGGCCGATATCGGCAGCTTTCCCGGCTGGCTGGTGTTCACGGGCGTGGGCCTGTTCTACCTGTACCTGATTGCCCTGGCCGCCCGCGCCGCCCGCACCTACCCCCTCGAGGAAGGCTGA
- a CDS encoding YqhA family protein, whose product MGSVTRSPSGPPRPPTPEPSKREWFSEVIGRTRFVVLIAVVAVLLVSFSLFLQGTLLALHTIYDSWHDTFTQGIASQQGRLAVEFLEIVSTMLKAVVFYLIGVGLYSLFITPLNLTSALGVESLADLEQKVVSVIIVILGVTFLEHFVRWDKPLDTLYFAGALALAGGALVFFQRVHRGSGGDLGQPQSKLRARQELFEHHTEQRHIDDHDVEVAEKATQAKQEGKVEAEEGSG is encoded by the coding sequence ATGGGAAGCGTGACCCGGTCTCCCTCTGGCCCACCCCGGCCCCCCACGCCTGAACCGTCGAAGCGCGAGTGGTTCAGCGAAGTGATCGGCCGCACGCGCTTCGTGGTGCTGATCGCCGTGGTGGCCGTGCTGCTCGTGTCGTTCAGCCTGTTCCTTCAGGGGACGCTGCTGGCGCTGCACACCATCTACGATTCGTGGCACGACACGTTCACGCAGGGGATCGCCAGTCAGCAGGGGCGGCTGGCCGTGGAGTTCCTGGAGATCGTGAGCACCATGCTCAAGGCGGTGGTGTTCTACCTGATTGGGGTGGGGCTGTATTCGCTGTTCATCACGCCGCTGAACCTGACCTCGGCGCTGGGCGTGGAGAGCCTCGCGGATCTGGAGCAGAAGGTCGTGTCGGTGATCATCGTGATTCTAGGCGTGACCTTCCTGGAGCACTTCGTGCGCTGGGACAAGCCGCTGGACACGCTGTACTTCGCGGGTGCGCTGGCGCTGGCGGGGGGGGCGCTGGTGTTCTTTCAGCGGGTGCACCGCGGCAGTGGCGGCGACCTGGGGCAGCCGCAGTCGAAGCTGCGCGCCCGGCAGGAACTGTTTGAACATCACACCGAGCAGCGGCACATCGATGATCACGACGTGGAAGTCGCGGAGAAGGCCACGCAGGCCAAGCAGGAAGGCAAGGTGGAGGCGGAGGAAGGCAGCGGCTGA
- a CDS encoding APH(3') family aminoglycoside O-phosphotransferase: MTDAPDRPTLPDALKRVLPAARWERVSGGQSGAQVWRSTRYVLKVQPRTPHPVSTLQQERERLRWLAGRIPAPQVVAFEVEENQEFLAMTRLNGIPMSHPDARLHPERVVNLLARALRELHALPLRDCPFRQTLDVTLPLARERVQAGLIDGSDFDDDRAGRSPVSVFNELARTRPAQDDLVVTHGDATLDNIILNGEFVEGLIDVGRLGIADRHADLALAWRSVRSELGERYAGMFLDLYGRALVDDSKLAYYRLHDELF; encoded by the coding sequence GTGACTGACGCGCCTGACCGCCCCACCCTCCCTGACGCCCTGAAACGCGTGTTGCCTGCCGCCCGCTGGGAACGCGTGAGTGGCGGCCAGAGCGGCGCGCAGGTCTGGCGATCCACCCGCTACGTGCTGAAGGTGCAGCCCCGCACCCCGCACCCGGTCAGCACCCTGCAACAGGAACGCGAGCGGCTGCGCTGGCTGGCCGGGCGCATCCCCGCGCCGCAGGTCGTGGCCTTCGAGGTCGAAGAGAACCAGGAATTCCTGGCGATGACCCGCCTGAACGGCATACCCATGAGCCACCCGGACGCGCGGCTGCACCCCGAACGGGTCGTGAACCTGCTCGCGCGCGCACTACGGGAACTGCACGCCCTGCCCCTGCGGGACTGCCCGTTCCGGCAGACGCTGGACGTCACTCTGCCGCTGGCCCGCGAGCGCGTGCAGGCCGGCCTGATCGACGGTAGCGACTTCGACGATGACCGCGCTGGCCGCAGCCCCGTCAGTGTCTTCAACGAACTGGCCCGCACCCGCCCCGCGCAGGACGACCTGGTCGTGACGCACGGGGACGCCACGCTGGACAACATCATCCTGAACGGGGAGTTTGTCGAGGGCCTCATTGACGTGGGCCGACTCGGGATTGCCGACCGACACGCCGACCTGGCCCTCGCCTGGCGCAGCGTTCGCAGTGAACTGGGCGAACGTTACGCCGGGATGTTCCTCGACCTGTACGGCCGCGCCCTCGTGGACGACTCGAAGCTCGCTTACTACCGCCTGCACGACGAACTGTTCTGA
- a CDS encoding helix-turn-helix domain-containing protein, whose amino-acid sequence MNEGATPTDEVLTLEELAAYLKVSETTAYALVRSGEIPGRKVGREWRFLKARVIHWLMQAGTEENMDKTGFVQRDELGGEFKQEGGQEYVALWLPLTREEKAAQIEKATRDGVNVSELVADYLRNWVRA is encoded by the coding sequence ATGAACGAAGGAGCGACCCCTACGGATGAGGTCCTGACCCTGGAGGAACTGGCCGCCTACCTGAAGGTCAGCGAGACCACCGCGTACGCCTTGGTGCGGAGCGGTGAGATCCCGGGCCGCAAGGTGGGCCGGGAGTGGCGTTTCCTGAAAGCCCGCGTGATCCACTGGCTGATGCAGGCCGGTACGGAGGAAAACATGGACAAGACTGGATTCGTGCAGCGGGATGAGCTGGGTGGGGAATTCAAGCAGGAAGGCGGCCAGGAGTATGTGGCCCTGTGGCTGCCCCTCACCCGCGAGGAGAAAGCCGCGCAGATCGAGAAAGCCACTCGCGACGGCGTGAACGTCAGCGAACTGGTGGCTGACTACCTGCGCAACTGGGTCAGAGCGTAA
- a CDS encoding MMPL family transporter has product MRTLGRLVSRHPWAVLLAWLLAAALSLPFAARAPAALTADPAGGLKDSEATRVTDLLRDRFGERDTNTVVLVTRSTPPLGTPQGDATYQRFLNGLEDVPGVTRVTAAQGGGPYRTRSEDGTLALTLAQIPLLDGASETLRRVRAYTGRTESAALDIRVTGGQAIADDFTHFAESDTKRSELVALPLIGALLLIVFGALVATGLPLAVGMLSISVAMAALYGLTHVMDVSTFAQSVITMLGLGAGIDYALLMVNRFREELNRTPDSRRAAERTVQTAGRSVAFSGLTVAIAMAGLILPPIAFVRSIGIGGVLAVLLTVLASLTALPALLALLGDRVNHPRFTRLSWAQSGAASGAWTTFARRVTARPWIAVLTSTAFLLLLASPALNIRTGYAGAWGLTPGVESRDTLKDVEALGAGGLLSQFEVILDLKGQRYTPEGRATFQALVTDLRALPGVKGVLSPFLTPSDLAGTDGGSTDQLAALSALTTRSFSRDRTLLRVTVIPDRTLPARDIPAFERQIRDTIQASGYAYLLGGAPVGGEEFSRAITNSLPTVVLAVFAGTFLLLMVAFRSLLIPLKSILMNGLTVGAAIGLVTLIVQEGVLAAPLGIPGDVGVLDASLPVLLFAVMFGLSMDYEIFLLSRVQEEYLAGHPNDEAVVRAVGHTARIITSAAIIMFIVFSAFIFGRVVASKSIGLGLAIAVALDATLVRLVLVPAFLKLAGKWNWWLPAWLDKRLPHIRLEH; this is encoded by the coding sequence ATGCGCACCCTCGGCCGACTCGTCTCCCGGCACCCCTGGGCGGTGCTGCTCGCGTGGCTCCTCGCCGCCGCCCTGAGCCTCCCCTTCGCCGCGCGCGCCCCCGCCGCCCTCACCGCCGACCCCGCCGGAGGCCTGAAGGACTCCGAGGCCACCCGCGTCACCGACCTGCTGCGCGACCGCTTCGGGGAACGCGACACGAACACCGTCGTCCTCGTCACCCGCAGCACCCCGCCCCTGGGCACCCCACAGGGCGACGCCACCTACCAGCGCTTCCTGAACGGCTTGGAGGACGTGCCCGGTGTCACCCGCGTCACCGCCGCGCAGGGCGGCGGCCCCTACCGCACCCGCTCCGAGGACGGCACCCTGGCCCTGACCCTCGCGCAGATTCCGCTGCTCGACGGCGCAAGCGAGACCCTGCGCCGCGTGCGTGCCTACACCGGCCGCACCGAGAGCGCCGCGCTGGACATCCGCGTGACCGGCGGGCAGGCCATTGCCGACGACTTCACCCACTTCGCCGAGAGCGACACCAAACGCAGCGAACTCGTCGCCCTGCCCCTGATCGGAGCGCTGCTGCTCATCGTGTTCGGCGCGCTCGTCGCCACCGGCCTCCCGCTGGCCGTCGGGATGCTCAGCATCAGCGTCGCCATGGCTGCCCTGTACGGCCTGACGCACGTCATGGACGTCAGCACCTTCGCGCAGAGCGTCATCACCATGCTCGGCTTGGGCGCCGGCATCGACTACGCCCTGCTGATGGTCAACCGCTTCCGGGAAGAGTTAAACCGCACGCCTGACTCCCGCCGCGCTGCCGAACGCACCGTGCAGACCGCCGGACGCAGCGTTGCCTTCAGCGGCCTGACCGTCGCCATCGCCATGGCCGGCCTGATCCTCCCGCCCATTGCGTTCGTGCGGTCCATCGGGATCGGCGGGGTGCTGGCCGTGCTGCTGACGGTCCTCGCCAGCCTCACCGCGCTCCCGGCCCTGCTGGCGCTGCTGGGTGACCGCGTAAACCACCCGCGCTTCACCCGCCTGAGCTGGGCGCAGAGCGGTGCGGCGTCCGGCGCGTGGACGACCTTCGCGCGGCGCGTCACCGCCCGCCCCTGGATCGCCGTGCTGACCAGCACCGCCTTCCTGCTGCTGCTCGCCTCACCCGCCCTGAACATCCGCACCGGGTACGCCGGGGCGTGGGGCCTCACGCCCGGCGTGGAAAGCCGCGACACCCTGAAAGATGTCGAGGCACTCGGCGCAGGTGGCCTCCTCAGCCAGTTCGAGGTGATCCTCGACCTGAAAGGCCAGCGTTACACCCCAGAGGGCCGCGCGACATTCCAGGCGCTCGTAACGGACCTGCGGGCCCTGCCCGGCGTGAAGGGCGTCCTCAGCCCCTTCCTGACCCCCAGCGATCTGGCGGGCACGGATGGGGGCAGCACCGACCAGCTCGCGGCACTCAGCGCCCTCACCACCCGCTCCTTCAGCCGCGACCGCACCCTGCTGCGCGTCACCGTCATCCCCGACCGGACCCTCCCAGCCCGCGACATTCCCGCTTTTGAGCGGCAGATCCGGGACACCATCCAGGCCAGCGGCTACGCCTACCTGCTCGGCGGCGCACCCGTCGGCGGCGAAGAATTCAGCCGCGCCATCACCAACTCACTGCCCACCGTCGTCCTCGCCGTCTTCGCGGGCACGTTCCTGCTGCTGATGGTCGCGTTCCGCAGCCTCCTGATCCCCCTCAAGAGCATCCTCATGAACGGCCTGACCGTCGGGGCCGCCATCGGCCTCGTTACCCTGATCGTGCAGGAAGGCGTCCTGGCCGCGCCCCTCGGCATACCCGGCGACGTCGGCGTGCTCGACGCCAGCCTACCAGTGCTGCTGTTCGCCGTGATGTTCGGCCTCAGTATGGACTACGAGATCTTCCTGCTGTCCCGCGTGCAGGAGGAATACCTCGCCGGGCACCCCAACGACGAAGCCGTCGTCCGCGCCGTCGGGCACACCGCCCGCATCATCACCTCGGCCGCCATCATCATGTTCATCGTCTTCAGCGCGTTCATCTTCGGTCGCGTCGTCGCCAGCAAGAGCATCGGCCTGGGCCTCGCCATCGCCGTCGCCCTCGACGCCACCCTCGTCCGCCTCGTTCTCGTGCCCGCCTTCCTCAAACTCGCCGGGAAGTGGAACTGGTGGCTCCCCGCCTGGCTCGACAAGCGCCTGCCGCACATCCGCCTCGAACACTGA
- a CDS encoding DedA family protein — translation MAEWVQSLMDSMGYVGILLLMVLENVFPPIPSELIMPSAGFAASRGDLNLVLVILMGTLGSVIGTLPLYYVGRAFGEDRLVAWADKHGKWLTLSGKDIKKADDWFDRHGSKAVLFGRMVPGIRSLLSLPAGMSEMPMPKFLLFSAIGSALWASVLAGAGFLLGEHYDRVEEYVGPASKIILGVLVVAAAAWFIRRKREQEHAET, via the coding sequence ATGGCCGAGTGGGTGCAGAGTTTGATGGACAGCATGGGGTATGTGGGGATCCTGCTGTTGATGGTGTTGGAGAACGTGTTTCCGCCGATTCCGAGTGAGTTGATCATGCCGTCGGCGGGGTTCGCGGCGTCGCGTGGGGATTTGAATCTGGTGCTGGTGATCCTGATGGGGACGCTGGGGAGTGTGATTGGGACGCTGCCGCTGTATTACGTGGGGCGGGCGTTCGGTGAGGACCGGCTGGTGGCGTGGGCGGATAAGCACGGGAAGTGGTTGACGCTGAGCGGGAAGGACATCAAGAAGGCGGATGACTGGTTTGACCGGCATGGGTCGAAGGCGGTGCTGTTCGGGCGGATGGTGCCGGGGATCCGGAGTCTGCTGAGTCTGCCGGCGGGCATGAGTGAGATGCCGATGCCGAAGTTCCTGCTGTTCAGCGCGATCGGGTCGGCGTTGTGGGCGTCGGTGCTGGCGGGGGCGGGGTTCCTGCTGGGTGAGCATTACGACCGGGTAGAGGAGTACGTGGGTCCGGCGAGCAAGATCATTCTGGGGGTGCTGGTGGTGGCGGCCGCAGCGTGGTTCATTCGTCGCAAGCGCGAGCAGGAGCACGCCGAGACGTAA
- a CDS encoding HAD family hydrolase, producing MTIHAVIFDFDGTILDTETPEFTHWQALYRSHNRELNLQDWQRGIGTWDAFDPWLGLPDSVQQDRHATHERLRTDIHQAIEHSDLRPGVRAVLDAIRPAGLRLALATSSDRAWVTRWLQQHSLYDHFETLATRDDVTRVKPDPELYTLAVHTLGLKPHECLAVEDSLNGATAAAAAGLHVVVVPNDVTRTQPFLPEWGRVDGYEGGLEALLATVRD from the coding sequence ATGACCATCCACGCCGTAATCTTCGACTTCGACGGCACCATCCTCGACACCGAAACCCCAGAATTCACCCACTGGCAAGCCCTCTACCGCAGCCACAACCGTGAACTAAACCTCCAAGACTGGCAACGCGGCATCGGCACCTGGGACGCCTTCGACCCCTGGCTCGGCCTCCCCGACAGCGTCCAGCAGGACCGCCACGCCACCCACGAGCGCCTGCGCACCGACATCCACCAAGCCATCGAACACAGCGACCTGCGCCCCGGCGTCCGCGCCGTCCTCGACGCCATCCGACCCGCCGGGCTGCGCCTCGCCCTCGCCACCAGCAGCGACCGCGCCTGGGTCACCCGCTGGCTCCAACAGCACAGCCTGTACGACCACTTCGAAACGCTCGCCACCCGCGACGACGTCACCCGCGTCAAACCCGACCCCGAGCTCTACACCCTCGCCGTCCACACCCTCGGTCTCAAACCCCACGAGTGCCTCGCCGTCGAAGACAGCCTCAACGGCGCCACCGCCGCCGCCGCCGCCGGACTCCACGTCGTCGTCGTCCCCAACGACGTCACCCGCACCCAGCCGTTCCTGCCCGAATGGGGCCGCGTGGACGGGTACGAAGGGGGGCTGGAAGCCCTGCTGGCGACCGTTCGGGACTGA